In Aythya fuligula isolate bAytFul2 chromosome 25, bAytFul2.pri, whole genome shotgun sequence, a single genomic region encodes these proteins:
- the KCNA2 gene encoding potassium voltage-gated channel subfamily A member 2, whose translation MTVATGDPADEAAALPGHPQDTYNPETDHECCERVVINISGLRFETQLKTLAQFPETLLGDPKKRMRYFDPLRNEYFFDRNRPSFDAILYYYQSGGRLRRPVNVPLDIFSEEIRFYELGEEAMEMFREDEGYIKEEERPLPENEFQRQVWLLFEYPESSGPARIIAIVSVMVILISIVSFCLETLPIFRDENEDMHGSGLSHPPYSNSSMGYQQSTSFTDPFFIVETLCIIWFSFEFLVRFFACPSKAGFFTNIMNIIDIVAIIPYFITLGTELAEKPEDGQQGQQAMSLAILRVIRLVRVFRIFKLSRHSKGLQILGQTLKASMRELGLLIFFLFIGVILFSSAVYFAEADESESQFPSIPDAFWWAVVSMTTVGYGDMVPTTIGGKIVGSLCAIAGVLTIALPVPVIVSNFNYFYHRETEGEEQAQYLQVTSCPKIPSSPDLKKSRSASTISKSDYMEIQEGVNNSNEDFREENLKTANCTLANTNYVNITKMLTDV comes from the coding sequence ATGACAGTTGCTACCGGAGATCCTGCAGAcgaggctgcagctcttcctggTCACCCGCAGGACACATACAACCCTGAGACCGACCATGAATGCTGCGAGAGGGTGGTCATTAACATCTCAGGGCTGCGCTTTGAGACTCAGCTCAAGACACTAGCCCAGTTTCCAGAGACCTTGCTAGGGGATCCTAAAAAGAGAATGAGATATTTTGACCCTCTCAGGAATGAGTATTTCTTTGACCGGAACAGACCCAGCTTCGACGCGATTTTGTACTATTATCAGTCTGGCGGGAGGTTGCGGAGGCCAGTTAATGTGCCCTTGGACATCTTCTCGGAGGAGATTCGTTTCTATGAACTGGGGGAAGAAGCAATGGAAATGTTTCGGGAGGATGAAGGCTACAtcaaagaagaggaaagaccACTGCCAGAGAATGAGTTTCAGAGACAAGTATGGTTGCTCTTCGAGTACCCCGAGAGCTCAGGCCCTGCCAGGATTATAGCTATTGTCTCTGTCATGGTGATTTTAATCTCCATTGTGAGCTTTTGCCTGGAAACATTGCCCATTTTTCGTGATGAGAATGAAGACATGCATGGCAGCGGGCTGAGCCATCCCCCTTACTCCAACAGCAGCATGGGGTACCAGCAATCGACCTCTTTCACAGACCCCTTCTTCATCGTAGAGACACTTTGCATCATCTGGTTCTCCTTCGAGTTCTTGGTGAGGTTTTTTGCCTGCCCCAGCAAGGCTGGATTTTTTACCAACATCATGAACATTATAGACATTGTAGCCATCATTCCCTATTTCATCACCTTAGGGACGGAGCTGGCCGAGAAGCCAGAGGATGGTCAGCAAGGCCAGCAAGCCATGTCCTTGGCCATCCTCCGAGTCATCCGCTTGGTGCGGGTTTTCAGGATCTTCAAGCTGTCCCGGCACTCCAAGGGGCTGCAGATCCTGGGGCAGACTCTCAAGGCCAGCATGCGGGAGCTGGGCCTCttgatatttttcctcttcatcgGTGTCATCCTCTTCTCCAGTGCTGTCTACTTTGCAGAGGCCGACGAGAGCGAGTCCCAGTTCCCAAGCATCCCTGACGCCTTCTGGTGGGCTGTGGTTTCCATGACGACTGTTGGCTACGGAGACATGGTCCCCACAACCATCGGGGGGAAAATCGTGGGGTCCTTGTGTGCCATCGCTGGCGTATTAACAATTGCCTTACCAGTGCCCGTCATAGTGTCTAACTTCAATTACTTCTACCACCGGGAGacagagggagaggagcaggctCAATATTTGCAAGTAACCAGCTGCCCAAAGATCCCCTCTTCCCCTGAcctaaagaaaagcagaagtgccTCTACCATTAGTAAGTCTGATTATATGGAGATTCAGGAAGGTGTAAACAATAGCAATGAGGATTTTAGGGAGGAGAACTTGAAGACAGCCAATTGCACCCTAGCTAACACAAACTATGTGAATATCACCAAAATGCTAACTGATGTCTAG